In a single window of the Methanolobus psychrophilus R15 genome:
- a CDS encoding ATP-dependent protease La — MMGNRGIVLLLLVSLAFNMYFLGPDTITERFEMQGDESSQQTNGELREQLEECNQSLQACDLQLEFYRNRMLEMENGSDVCPLTFLGNATMQAPAIVQRIELIERGPFVRQTVTEEGAMLDVSVEMVPGKGRVLVQTVPLMGVMFQDTANIAVSLAQERTGANLTQNDVIFSIMATEEIPGVDGPSAGALMAVIMISSINSEQLNPLVTVTGTIDERGNVGAVGGIVEKAQISKETGKELFLVPEENRLLEISSVSERRVGSIVISEGESEMVDAKSYIEEEIGIEVQYVSDLDDIMEYVFVD, encoded by the coding sequence ATGATGGGCAATAGGGGTATTGTGCTTTTACTTCTTGTTTCCCTGGCTTTCAATATGTATTTTCTCGGACCGGATACGATAACCGAGAGATTTGAAATGCAGGGGGATGAGTCATCTCAGCAAACAAATGGTGAACTGAGGGAACAGCTTGAAGAGTGTAACCAGTCTTTGCAGGCATGCGATCTCCAGCTTGAGTTTTACAGGAACAGGATGCTGGAAATGGAAAATGGTTCTGATGTATGTCCTTTGACATTCCTGGGCAATGCTACTATGCAGGCACCTGCCATCGTCCAGAGGATCGAGCTTATCGAAAGAGGGCCTTTTGTCAGGCAAACAGTCACAGAAGAAGGAGCCATGCTTGATGTGTCCGTAGAGATGGTCCCTGGAAAAGGAAGGGTGCTGGTACAGACAGTGCCGCTTATGGGTGTGATGTTCCAGGACACAGCAAATATAGCTGTCTCCCTTGCACAGGAGCGTACAGGTGCCAACCTTACACAAAATGATGTCATCTTCAGTATAATGGCAACAGAAGAGATACCCGGAGTCGATGGGCCAAGTGCCGGTGCTTTAATGGCAGTTATAATGATATCTTCCATCAACTCCGAGCAGCTGAATCCTCTGGTGACGGTAACCGGTACAATTGATGAACGTGGGAATGTGGGTGCCGTAGGCGGGATTGTTGAGAAGGCGCAAATCTCAAAGGAAACAGGGAAGGAGCTTTTCCTTGTTCCGGAAGAGAACAGGCTGCTTGAGATCTCCAGCGTTAGCGAGCGCAGAGTAGGAAGTATTGTCATCTCGGAAGGAGAAAGTGAAATGGTCGATGCCAAGTCATACATTGAAGAAGAGATCGGTATTGAAGTACAGTATGTCAGTGATCTCGATGACATAATGGAATATGTCTTCGTAGATTAA
- a CDS encoding methanol corrinoid protein codes for MLIVDKEGILIRYNVKMEKSMTPEDAAAELYPKDELNRAIAEAIFEGEEDDVIEGLEAAIAAGKDPISLIDDSLMVGMKVVTELYDQGVIFLPNVMMSADAMLEGIEFCKAEAGSSPKPKGKVVVHVAEGDVHDIGKSIVAALLRANGYEVVDLGRDVPVDEVIACVKKESPMMLTGTALMTTTMYAFKEVNDRLLEAGIRMPFQCGGGAVNQDFVSTYELGVYGEEAADAPKMADAILAGKGLAELKATFHKH; via the coding sequence TTGTTAATAGTAGACAAAGAAGGTATCCTCATAAGATACAATGTTAAGATGGAAAAGTCAATGACCCCTGAAGACGCAGCAGCGGAACTCTATCCAAAGGATGAGCTCAACCGTGCAATTGCAGAGGCAATATTTGAGGGTGAAGAGGATGATGTAATCGAGGGTCTCGAGGCAGCAATTGCAGCCGGGAAAGATCCGATATCCCTTATTGATGACTCACTGATGGTCGGTATGAAAGTCGTCACCGAACTGTACGATCAGGGTGTAATCTTCCTTCCAAACGTCATGATGTCCGCAGATGCAATGCTCGAAGGTATCGAGTTCTGTAAAGCAGAGGCAGGATCATCACCAAAGCCAAAAGGAAAGGTAGTTGTCCACGTTGCCGAGGGTGACGTTCACGACATCGGAAAATCAATCGTAGCAGCACTTCTCAGGGCAAACGGCTATGAAGTTGTCGACCTTGGACGTGACGTCCCGGTAGACGAGGTCATTGCATGCGTAAAGAAAGAAAGCCCAATGATGCTCACAGGTACAGCATTGATGACAACCACCATGTACGCATTCAAGGAAGTTAACGACAGACTCCTCGAAGCAGGCATAAGAATGCCATTCCAGTGTGGTGGCGGAGCAGTCAACCAGGACTTCGTTTCAACCTACGAACTCGGAGTATATGGTGAAGAAGCAGCAGACGCACCAAAGATGGCAGATGCAATACTGGCAGGAAAAGGCCTGGCAGAATTAAAAGCAACATTCCACAAACACTAA
- a CDS encoding translation initiation factor IF-1A translates to MLGASRVRLQCMDGTVRMGRIPGSKKKRMWVHEGDIVIVTPWSFQDEKADVVWKYTRPQVNWLENKGYLK, encoded by the coding sequence ATGCTGGGAGCAAGCAGGGTAAGATTACAGTGTATGGACGGCACTGTTCGCATGGGCAGGATCCCCGGTTCAAAGAAGAAGAGAATGTGGGTTCATGAAGGAGACATCGTAATAGTGACTCCATGGTCCTTTCAGGACGAAAAGGCTGACGTAGTATGGAAATACACCAGGCCACAGGTCAACTGGCTTGAGAACAAGGGATATCTTAAGTAA
- a CDS encoding DEAD/DEAH box helicase domain-containing protein codes for MESITFSQLNLSQSIINAIKDIGYEEPTPIQAQAIPLIMEGKDVIGQAQTGTGKTAAFGIPALELVDPEFNDVQVLVLCPTRELANQVADELTKLSAYQKLRILPIYGGQSLDRQIKALRRGVHIIIGTPGRVMDHIERKTLNLENVAMVVLDEADEMLDMGFREDIELILTKVPDDRQTILFSATMPALIMKLTKRFQRDPQLVKTIHKKVTVPNVEQSYFEVKFHTKPEVLCRLIDIYDVKSSLVFCNTKRAVDELVDTLKTRGYLADGLHGDMKQQQRERVMASFRKGDIETLVATDVAARGIDVENIEVVFNFDLPQDEESYVHRIGRTGRAGRQGRAFTFVTGRELYKIKSIQKYTNVKILSQKVPTRSDAEEIKANMLAQKVKDTIDSGHMGKYVNWVERMTEEEYTSVDVAAALVKMMLAEDNK; via the coding sequence ATGGAATCTATAACATTTAGTCAACTTAATCTTTCACAAAGTATTATAAATGCCATCAAGGATATCGGTTATGAAGAGCCGACTCCCATCCAGGCGCAGGCAATCCCATTAATAATGGAAGGCAAGGATGTGATCGGACAGGCACAGACAGGGACTGGCAAGACAGCAGCCTTTGGTATCCCTGCCCTTGAGCTGGTAGATCCGGAATTCAATGATGTACAGGTCCTCGTGCTCTGCCCGACACGAGAACTGGCAAACCAGGTTGCAGACGAGCTGACCAAACTCTCAGCTTACCAGAAGCTTCGAATACTGCCTATATATGGCGGACAGAGTCTGGACAGACAGATCAAGGCTCTGCGAAGAGGGGTCCACATCATCATAGGGACGCCCGGAAGGGTCATGGACCACATAGAGCGCAAGACACTGAACCTTGAGAACGTAGCAATGGTAGTTCTCGATGAGGCAGATGAGATGCTTGACATGGGTTTCAGGGAGGACATTGAGCTTATCCTGACAAAGGTGCCGGATGACAGGCAGACCATCCTGTTCTCAGCAACCATGCCTGCTCTTATAATGAAACTGACAAAAAGGTTCCAAAGGGACCCCCAGCTTGTCAAAACCATTCACAAGAAAGTCACAGTCCCCAACGTGGAACAGTCTTACTTTGAAGTGAAGTTCCATACAAAACCGGAGGTACTCTGCAGGCTCATCGATATCTATGATGTCAAATCATCCCTGGTTTTCTGTAATACAAAAAGAGCTGTTGACGAACTGGTTGATACTCTTAAGACAAGAGGATACCTGGCAGACGGCCTGCATGGTGATATGAAGCAGCAGCAGAGAGAAAGAGTTATGGCCAGCTTCAGGAAAGGGGACATAGAGACTCTTGTTGCCACCGACGTGGCAGCCCGTGGAATAGATGTGGAGAACATAGAGGTTGTTTTCAATTTTGACCTGCCCCAAGATGAGGAATCATATGTCCACCGCATAGGAAGGACCGGCAGGGCAGGAAGACAGGGACGTGCATTCACATTTGTTACCGGCAGGGAGCTTTACAAGATCAAAAGTATCCAGAAGTACACCAATGTGAAGATACTCAGCCAGAAAGTGCCAACAAGAAGCGATGCCGAGGAAATCAAGGCTAATATGCTGGCACAGAAGGTCAAAGATACAATTGATTCGGGCCACATGGGCAAATATGTAAACTGGGTCGAGAGGATGACAGAAGAAGAGTACACATCTGTGGATGTTGCCGCAGCACTTGTGAAGATGATGCTTGCTGAAGATAACAAGTGA
- a CDS encoding methanol:corrinoid methyltransferase: protein MAVKKFTTMAYSNADEMVFGRAKSPVKAGLGLEIGAGYTTAEVNYAPRPEAGETKEKLVNEYQRITRDIMARMVQVGFPSVVLETEHVQQMTNNPTWGAEVAHAQKTIMEEYHEEYGIKCALRHTPGDVREDKDFLQLRGDKYNVVMESFEAVADAGADLLSIESMGGKEIFDYAVLRNDIPGMLYAIGCLGSMDMEFLWQGIAKVAQQKNVTPAGDTDCAQANTAMFIAGGLLDKNLAHTLAIIARSLAGARTLSGYEAGATGPGKDCGYENIIIKGITGMPMAFEGKTSTCAHSDVMGNLIMQCCDLWSNESVEYHAEFGGTTVQCWSESLSYDCALMNTALKSGNEKILRDLLMASDRFRDPQSYILAYDNAYKVGQAIVKDGNDIYLRAKNAATECCNLLKGAEGLEMTKFETNALNKAAAELAALTSDSEKFMSDCMEKYKAEVKVFKPENYAL from the coding sequence ATGGCAGTCAAGAAATTCACAACAATGGCATACAGCAATGCTGATGAGATGGTATTCGGTCGTGCAAAGAGCCCTGTAAAGGCAGGTCTGGGTCTGGAGATCGGTGCAGGTTACACAACCGCCGAGGTTAACTACGCTCCAAGACCGGAAGCCGGAGAGACAAAAGAGAAACTCGTCAACGAGTACCAGAGGATTACAAGGGACATCATGGCAAGGATGGTCCAGGTCGGTTTCCCATCAGTAGTACTTGAGACAGAGCACGTCCAGCAGATGACCAACAACCCAACATGGGGAGCAGAGGTCGCACACGCACAGAAGACCATCATGGAAGAATACCATGAGGAATACGGCATCAAGTGCGCACTCAGGCACACCCCTGGTGACGTCAGGGAAGACAAGGACTTCCTCCAGCTCAGAGGCGACAAGTACAACGTCGTCATGGAATCATTCGAAGCAGTAGCAGATGCAGGCGCAGACCTCCTCTCCATTGAATCAATGGGTGGTAAGGAAATCTTCGACTACGCTGTTCTCAGGAACGACATCCCAGGCATGCTTTACGCAATCGGCTGCCTCGGTAGCATGGACATGGAATTCCTCTGGCAGGGCATTGCAAAGGTTGCACAGCAGAAGAATGTGACCCCAGCAGGTGACACAGACTGTGCACAGGCAAACACTGCAATGTTCATTGCAGGTGGCCTCCTTGACAAGAACCTCGCACACACCCTCGCGATCATCGCAAGGTCACTCGCAGGTGCAAGGACACTCTCCGGATACGAAGCAGGCGCAACTGGTCCAGGAAAAGACTGTGGTTATGAGAACATCATAATCAAGGGAATCACCGGTATGCCAATGGCATTCGAAGGTAAGACCTCAACCTGTGCACACTCTGACGTTATGGGTAACCTCATCATGCAGTGCTGTGACCTGTGGTCCAACGAGTCAGTCGAATACCACGCTGAGTTTGGTGGTACAACTGTACAGTGCTGGTCCGAGTCCCTCAGCTACGACTGTGCACTCATGAACACTGCACTCAAGTCCGGTAATGAGAAGATCCTCAGGGACCTCCTCATGGCATCCGACAGGTTCAGAGACCCACAGTCCTACATCCTTGCATACGACAACGCATACAAGGTCGGCCAGGCAATCGTCAAGGACGGAAACGACATCTACCTCCGTGCAAAGAACGCTGCAACAGAATGCTGCAACCTGCTAAAGGGCGCAGAGGGTCTTGAGATGACAAAGTTCGAGACCAATGCACTTAACAAGGCAGCCGCAGAACTTGCAGCTCTGACCTCAGACTCAGAGAAGTTCATGAGCGACTGCATGGAGAAGTACAAGGCAGAAGTAAAGGTATTCAAGCCAGAGAACTACGCTCTCTAA
- the pncB gene encoding nicotinate phosphoribosyltransferase has product MLFWSGGYLTQIGIYKGSNTGSNTDSGTMVYRKDLMIRSILDNDLYKFTMQMAVLGIFPDAYAEYRFTSRGTQRFTEGFIRELRRVIDEDIPSLILTDDEYRWLKAECPYFNPMYLEYLRNYRFDPFEVSVALTPDNDLDLKIKGPWHKSILWEIVLMAAISELYFTTVDTQWMDSACARPEKSVVTRYGSFIKAIGRELEAGNCTFSEFGTRRRRSFELHDQVIKNLADLKVFSGTSNVFLAMRYGVHPIGTVAHEWIMGNSALVGLRNANHFALENWAGIYKGELGIALSDTFGSEAFFANFNMKFSKLYDGVRHDSGDPIRFADRVIKHYRAMGIDPLKKIIVFSDSLHARDALRIKEHCREKINCTFGIGTSLTNNPEFFSTSPPLNMVIKLHAIDGIPVVKLSDDEGKETGDRDALRVTNYIFGRKGLDG; this is encoded by the coding sequence GTGCTTTTCTGGTCAGGCGGATATTTAACACAAATAGGTATATACAAAGGAAGTAATACGGGAAGTAATACTGATTCAGGCACCATGGTATACAGGAAGGATCTGATGATTCGCTCTATCCTTGATAACGACCTTTACAAGTTTACAATGCAGATGGCGGTCCTGGGGATTTTTCCGGATGCTTATGCTGAGTACAGGTTCACCAGCAGGGGAACCCAGCGCTTCACAGAAGGTTTTATAAGGGAACTAAGGAGGGTAATAGATGAGGATATCCCTTCACTCATCCTTACGGATGATGAGTATCGCTGGCTTAAGGCAGAATGCCCTTATTTTAATCCCATGTATCTTGAATACCTGAGGAATTACCGCTTTGATCCTTTTGAGGTCAGCGTGGCTCTCACCCCTGACAACGATCTTGATCTGAAGATAAAAGGTCCATGGCACAAGTCTATCTTATGGGAGATCGTGCTTATGGCTGCTATATCAGAACTATATTTCACTACTGTAGATACGCAGTGGATGGATAGTGCATGTGCCCGGCCGGAAAAATCTGTTGTAACCAGGTACGGTTCTTTTATAAAGGCTATCGGCAGGGAACTTGAAGCCGGTAACTGTACATTTTCAGAGTTTGGGACACGGCGGCGCAGAAGCTTTGAACTTCATGATCAGGTTATAAAGAACCTGGCAGATCTGAAAGTATTCTCCGGTACCAGCAATGTCTTTCTTGCAATGAGGTATGGGGTTCATCCTATCGGTACTGTCGCACACGAATGGATCATGGGGAATTCTGCTCTTGTCGGCCTGAGGAATGCAAACCACTTTGCCCTTGAGAACTGGGCCGGGATTTACAAAGGCGAACTTGGGATCGCATTATCAGATACTTTTGGTTCAGAAGCCTTTTTTGCCAATTTCAACATGAAGTTCTCAAAGCTGTATGATGGGGTAAGGCATGATAGCGGGGACCCTATCAGGTTTGCAGATCGCGTGATAAAACATTACAGGGCAATGGGTATAGATCCTCTTAAAAAGATAATTGTGTTCAGTGATTCCCTGCATGCAAGGGATGCTTTGAGGATTAAGGAACACTGCAGGGAAAAGATAAATTGTACTTTCGGGATAGGCACAAGTCTCACTAATAACCCGGAATTCTTCAGTACAAGTCCGCCTCTTAACATGGTCATCAAACTGCATGCAATTGATGGCATTCCAGTTGTTAAATTGAGCGACGATGAAGGAAAGGAGACGGGTGACAGGGATGCCCTCAGAGTTACAAATTACATTTTTGGAAGGAAAGGCCTTGACGGATGA
- a CDS encoding rieske (2Fe-2S) iron-sulfur domain-containing protein: protein MGWNMSDWVFAIEEDKLKDESIKVFKTTDKQIALIKKDNTVYALLNLCPHMGCPLKNGTLEGYVLKCPCHNWGFDIRTGENVDTGEYIDMDDPRVETFETQVSEGKVSVLL from the coding sequence ATGGGGTGGAACATGTCCGACTGGGTCTTTGCAATTGAAGAGGATAAACTGAAAGATGAGTCAATAAAAGTCTTCAAGACAACCGATAAACAGATAGCTCTGATTAAAAAGGATAATACTGTATATGCGCTTTTGAATTTGTGCCCTCACATGGGATGTCCTTTAAAGAACGGCACTCTTGAGGGGTATGTGCTTAAGTGCCCATGCCACAACTGGGGTTTTGATATAAGGACAGGTGAGAACGTGGATACCGGAGAGTATATCGACATGGATGACCCCCGGGTAGAAACCTTTGAGACACAGGTGTCAGAAGGTAAGGTTTCTGTTCTATTATAA
- a CDS encoding multi-PAS sensor, whose translation METDASGRDMIIGVAEPSHRESDLIGGENSFFRDVFDAMQEPLAVLDSTLCIVYANQCFYTLFKARPDEILGKDLSDVRGARWNLQELRPLLEDMLKSGAICENIRIGCNHPTQSRAFLLHARSLPANGKPIQRILLRVEEAAVQNDRREPGLCDMNYFDLVEQGNDGIVILQDGVCIFANSRFSELTGYSVEENTGRQFLEYLPDTYKRMVSKRFQKVLRDMKSPGRNNEVELLTKAGDSFSVEMSFSYIDCEEKPSIMLNIRDIRERKASEAELKASREKYSTLVEESNDGIIIIQEGTLKFTNRKFSELTGYSREELSNRQLTEYVPDIYRRMLSGRLRKVLRDMRSLRHNNEVEFLTKNGALLPAEIGLSFISHEGQPSVMINIRDISYRKRAEAELRDSEKKYSTLVEKGNDGIIIVQDEVLVFSNMKFCEISGFSKEELLRRPFEDFLQADYKRVVMKRFRRSLEKNRDAPMKYEVELLSKEGINTPAEINSSVIEHDGKPAVMAIIRDITHLKNKEKRLLELIEVQKIMESVIKSSPAVIFFWKPEDDWPVEFVSENISQFGYNAEDFISGKLQYGDVVHPSDISRLSTETEQWSRDVENLSYEYRILTRSGEVRWVDERSVVKRDPDGNVQYVQGIVVDITERKNVKNFMHIVSDPKEIFAPVGDPGDMFNQLLEFATQVENMDSGALYLIDETTDDLNLVAHKGFSPDFIKTIRHHPAGSIHKRVMMTEYPLYTRYYELNSMIPGNKPIKERLEATAIIPVKHNEKLVAILMLASHSSFEISFNARSTLEIIAAQVGPMIGRMREQVDTHKDMRNLKVIFEMIEEILFVIDNNGCILYANPFACKCFDYAEEELKGMNILKLHPQNKLLETAPVIADLIAGRVSVHNIPFEARSKKLIPAETRCTLGQSDDKNIVICLSRVEM comes from the coding sequence ATGGAAACAGATGCATCTGGCAGGGACATGATTATAGGTGTAGCAGAACCAAGCCACCGGGAAAGCGACCTTATTGGCGGAGAAAACAGCTTTTTCAGGGATGTGTTTGACGCAATGCAGGAACCACTTGCTGTATTGGACAGCACTCTGTGTATCGTCTATGCAAATCAGTGTTTTTACACACTTTTCAAGGCAAGGCCAGATGAAATATTAGGAAAAGACCTATCTGATGTGAGAGGTGCCCGCTGGAACTTACAGGAGCTAAGGCCACTGCTGGAGGACATGTTAAAAAGTGGTGCTATCTGTGAAAACATCAGGATAGGCTGCAACCATCCTACTCAGAGTAGAGCATTTTTGCTCCATGCCCGGAGTCTGCCAGCCAATGGGAAACCCATCCAGCGAATTCTTCTTAGGGTGGAAGAGGCTGCAGTACAGAATGACCGGCGTGAGCCTGGTCTATGTGATATGAACTATTTTGACCTGGTGGAGCAGGGCAATGATGGCATTGTGATCCTTCAGGATGGCGTTTGCATATTTGCAAATTCCAGGTTCTCTGAACTTACCGGCTACTCCGTGGAAGAAAACACTGGCAGACAATTCCTGGAATATTTGCCTGATACATATAAGCGGATGGTTTCCAAGAGGTTCCAGAAGGTTCTAAGGGACATGAAAAGTCCGGGCCGCAACAATGAGGTTGAACTGCTCACAAAAGCAGGCGACTCATTCTCTGTAGAGATGAGTTTCTCCTATATAGACTGCGAAGAAAAGCCCTCGATAATGCTCAATATAAGGGATATCAGAGAGCGTAAGGCATCTGAAGCCGAACTCAAGGCTTCCAGGGAGAAGTACTCCACACTTGTCGAGGAAAGCAATGACGGCATTATCATTATTCAGGAAGGGACACTCAAGTTCACAAATCGTAAGTTCTCTGAACTTACAGGTTATTCCAGGGAGGAACTTAGCAACCGGCAGTTGACAGAGTATGTTCCTGATATATATCGCCGGATGCTTTCCGGCAGACTCCGAAAAGTCCTCAGGGACATGCGCAGCCTTCGCCATAATAATGAGGTAGAGTTTCTCACAAAAAACGGAGCCCTTCTGCCCGCTGAGATCGGGCTCTCGTTCATCAGCCACGAAGGACAGCCTTCGGTCATGATAAACATCAGGGATATCTCCTATAGGAAACGTGCAGAAGCGGAGCTGAGAGATTCAGAGAAGAAGTACTCCACCCTTGTTGAGAAAGGTAATGACGGCATTATAATTGTGCAGGATGAAGTGCTGGTATTCTCAAATATGAAGTTCTGCGAAATAAGCGGTTTTTCAAAGGAAGAACTACTCAGGAGACCTTTTGAGGATTTCCTCCAGGCTGACTATAAGCGTGTGGTGATGAAGAGGTTCAGAAGGAGCCTGGAAAAGAACCGTGATGCTCCTATGAAATATGAAGTGGAGTTGCTTTCAAAGGAAGGTATCAACACCCCTGCTGAGATCAACTCTTCAGTAATAGAGCATGATGGAAAACCTGCTGTCATGGCTATCATCAGAGATATTACGCACCTTAAGAATAAGGAAAAAAGGTTGCTTGAACTGATAGAAGTACAGAAGATAATGGAGTCTGTAATAAAGAGCAGTCCTGCCGTCATCTTCTTCTGGAAGCCCGAGGATGACTGGCCAGTGGAGTTTGTATCAGAGAACATATCACAGTTTGGATACAATGCCGAGGACTTCATATCCGGTAAGCTGCAGTATGGTGATGTAGTTCACCCTTCGGACATAAGCAGGCTTTCCACCGAGACTGAACAATGGTCCCGGGACGTGGAGAATCTCTCCTATGAATACCGCATACTTACAAGATCGGGTGAAGTGCGATGGGTTGATGAAAGATCTGTTGTCAAGCGTGATCCGGACGGTAACGTGCAATATGTGCAAGGTATCGTGGTCGATATAACCGAGCGCAAGAACGTGAAGAACTTCATGCATATAGTATCTGATCCCAAAGAGATTTTCGCCCCGGTAGGAGATCCGGGAGATATGTTCAACCAGTTGCTTGAGTTCGCTACCCAGGTAGAAAATATGGATTCCGGAGCCTTGTATCTCATCGATGAAACCACTGATGATCTTAATCTTGTTGCACATAAAGGTTTCTCGCCGGATTTTATCAAAACCATAAGACATCATCCGGCTGGTTCCATACATAAAAGAGTAATGATGACAGAGTATCCTCTCTATACCAGGTACTATGAACTCAATTCCATGATACCCGGCAATAAGCCTATTAAAGAGAGACTGGAAGCCACGGCGATCATTCCCGTAAAACACAATGAAAAGCTGGTAGCCATATTGATGCTTGCATCCCACAGTTCTTTTGAGATTTCGTTCAATGCTCGCAGCACTCTTGAAATAATAGCTGCACAAGTCGGTCCTATGATTGGGCGTATGAGGGAGCAAGTGGACACCCATAAGGATATGAGGAATCTAAAGGTCATTTTTGAAATGATAGAAGAAATCTTATTTGTGATCGATAATAATGGCTGCATCCTCTATGCTAATCCGTTTGCATGCAAGTGCTTTGATTATGCAGAGGAAGAGCTGAAAGGTATGAATATTCTTAAATTGCATCCGCAGAACAAGCTACTTGAAACTGCCCCTGTTATTGCGGATCTGATTGCAGGCAGGGTGTCTGTGCATAACATTCCTTTTGAGGCAAGATCTAAAAAGCTCATCCCTGCCGAAACACGGTGCACTCTGGGACAGTCGGATGATAAGAACATCGTAATTTGCCTTTCAAGGGTAGAAATGTAA
- a CDS encoding methanol corrinoid protein: MLEIDPTSILIRYNVKLEKEMSPDDVAREFFPEDELIRDIVEAVFEGDEDEVLVALQEAMDQGKDAIQLIDDALMAGMGIVSKLYDDGLLYLPDVMISAQAMTDGIEYCKRASDRSHEFKAKVVSFVVEGDVHDIGKKILTVFLKSNGYEVIDLGSDVPVDEVISAVMEHRPIMLTGTALMTTTMYSFREIKDRLHENGIDIPFICGGGAVTQDFVTRYDIGVYCDDAAIVPKIADQVLNNATIEDLREQFHRN; this comes from the coding sequence ATGCTTGAAATTGATCCCACTTCCATTCTGATCAGATATAACGTCAAACTTGAAAAGGAGATGTCACCCGACGACGTGGCAAGAGAGTTTTTTCCGGAAGATGAGCTGATCCGCGATATTGTTGAGGCTGTTTTTGAAGGAGATGAGGACGAGGTGCTTGTTGCCCTTCAGGAAGCCATGGACCAGGGGAAGGATGCGATTCAACTGATAGATGATGCCCTTATGGCAGGGATGGGCATCGTTTCAAAATTATATGACGACGGATTGCTTTACCTGCCGGATGTCATGATATCGGCGCAGGCAATGACCGATGGAATAGAGTATTGCAAGCGTGCCTCCGACCGCAGCCATGAATTCAAGGCAAAGGTAGTATCCTTTGTAGTGGAAGGAGATGTCCATGATATCGGCAAGAAGATACTGACAGTATTCCTGAAGTCCAACGGTTATGAGGTCATAGACCTTGGAAGTGATGTCCCGGTAGATGAGGTCATCAGCGCGGTGATGGAGCACAGGCCCATCATGCTTACAGGCACAGCCCTTATGACAACTACCATGTATTCTTTCAGGGAGATCAAGGACCGCCTTCATGAGAATGGCATTGACATTCCCTTTATATGCGGTGGCGGTGCCGTGACCCAGGATTTTGTGACCCGCTATGATATCGGGGTTTATTGCGATGACGCGGCAATAGTGCCAAAAATAGCCGATCAGGTGTTGAACAATGCAACTATCGAAGACCTCAGGGAACAGTTCCACAGGAACTGA
- a CDS encoding TRAM-domain protein yields MFNRTEETTAPVTAGEKYDVTIEDIAREGDGIARVSGFVIFVPGTKVGDEVTISVTKVMRKFAFGQVAE; encoded by the coding sequence ATGTTCAACAGAACTGAAGAAACCACAGCACCGGTAACAGCCGGCGAGAAGTACGACGTAACAATTGAAGACATTGCAAGAGAAGGCGACGGAATCGCAAGAGTAAGCGGCTTTGTCATCTTTGTCCCAGGCACCAAGGTTGGCGACGAAGTTACCATCTCAGTTACAAAAGTGATGCGCAAGTTCGCTTTTGGCCAAGTTGCAGAATAA
- a CDS encoding type 11 methyltransferase produces the protein MDESAIFEIFDGLPRQGPGSNKCTEKAFDLLQPLPSGARILDIGCGTGMQTLHLASICENCHITATDIYQPYLDKLLEKAAEKRLSGRISTLCASMDDLPLEDGEFDAIWCEGAIFIIGFEKGLNYWKRFLKEGGFLALTEAAWFTDTPTEEALQFWQECYPAMKSIPENEKVIKAAGYTIIGSFRLPASAWWDDYYVSLERRLDSIEGKFRGYKDAESVIDFSRKEIEIFRKYSDEYGYVFFIMQK, from the coding sequence ATGGATGAATCTGCGATTTTTGAGATATTTGATGGATTGCCGCGCCAGGGCCCCGGAAGCAATAAGTGTACCGAAAAAGCCTTCGACCTGCTCCAGCCTCTTCCTTCAGGTGCCAGGATACTGGATATCGGATGTGGCACGGGAATGCAGACCCTTCACCTTGCGAGCATATGTGAGAACTGCCACATTACTGCAACTGATATTTACCAGCCCTATCTGGACAAACTATTGGAAAAAGCGGCAGAAAAAAGATTATCAGGCAGGATCTCTACGTTATGTGCCTCCATGGACGATTTACCGTTGGAAGATGGTGAGTTCGATGCGATCTGGTGCGAAGGAGCTATCTTTATCATAGGTTTTGAAAAAGGTCTTAACTACTGGAAACGTTTCCTGAAAGAAGGAGGATTCCTGGCATTGACAGAAGCAGCCTGGTTCACTGACACTCCAACAGAAGAGGCGTTGCAGTTCTGGCAGGAATGTTATCCTGCTATGAAGAGCATACCTGAAAATGAAAAAGTGATCAAGGCTGCTGGCTACACTATCATCGGCAGTTTCAGGTTGCCGGCATCTGCATGGTGGGATGATTATTATGTTTCCCTTGAGAGAAGGCTTGATTCGATAGAAGGAAAATTCAGAGGCTATAAAGATGCGGAGTCTGTAATTGACTTCTCAAGGAAAGAAATAGAAATTTTCAGGAAATATTCGGATGAATACGGGTATGTGTTCTTCATCATGCAAAAATGA